In Silvanigrella paludirubra, one DNA window encodes the following:
- a CDS encoding cysteine synthase family protein, producing MKKLYQNVMHAVGNVPTVRLNNMNEICKFHKLYLKLESCNPGGSIKEKNAVYLIEQAEKKGLLSKDGIIVESSSGNFGIGLAIVGAAKNYKVFIVVDAKTPSATRRMLEAYGATLIDVPLSEADANGSMQVARMKKAEEIANSTLGAWYPCQHKNSENPTAHSIYTAQEISNDFEGAPDAIVIGLSTSGQLTGIGSFFKKFYPNTKIIGVDVAGSCILGTPPHPYKMTGLGLSFIPPQFNENLIDIAYSVNDNLAFSVCRTLAKKEGLLLGGSTGAIVAAGLSYALDTKKEQSILMINPDRGDRYLDTIYNNEWIEKQNIKLKSDELLHTEITNLKPVENFYYRKQSKIS from the coding sequence ATGAAAAAACTTTATCAAAATGTAATGCATGCTGTTGGAAATGTACCTACTGTTCGCTTAAATAATATGAATGAAATATGTAAATTTCATAAATTATATTTAAAATTAGAGTCCTGTAATCCTGGTGGAAGCATTAAAGAAAAAAATGCTGTTTATTTAATTGAACAAGCAGAAAAAAAAGGTTTGCTTTCTAAAGACGGGATCATTGTTGAATCGAGCTCCGGAAATTTTGGAATTGGCCTTGCTATTGTTGGAGCTGCTAAAAATTACAAAGTATTTATCGTTGTAGATGCAAAAACGCCTTCAGCAACAAGAAGAATGCTTGAAGCCTATGGAGCAACTTTAATTGATGTTCCTTTATCCGAAGCAGATGCAAATGGATCTATGCAAGTTGCTCGAATGAAAAAAGCGGAAGAAATTGCAAATTCAACTTTAGGTGCATGGTATCCATGCCAACACAAAAACTCAGAAAATCCTACAGCACACAGCATTTATACAGCTCAAGAAATTTCAAATGATTTTGAAGGAGCTCCCGATGCGATTGTTATAGGGCTAAGTACTTCTGGACAACTAACAGGAATTGGATCTTTTTTTAAAAAGTTTTATCCAAATACAAAAATCATTGGAGTCGATGTTGCTGGTTCCTGTATTTTAGGAACACCTCCGCATCCTTATAAAATGACGGGACTAGGACTTTCTTTTATCCCACCACAATTTAATGAAAATTTGATAGATATTGCTTACAGTGTAAATGATAATTTAGCCTTTTCTGTTTGTCGTACTTTAGCTAAAAAAGAAGGTTTATTATTAGGAGGATCAACGGGTGCTATTGTTGCCGCTGGTCTTTCATACGCGCTCGATACAAAAAAAGAACAATCCATTTTAATGATAAATCCTGACAGAGGAGATCGTTACTTAGATACGATTTACAATAATGAATGGATTGAAAAACAAAATATAAAATTAAAATCAGATGAACTTCTTCATACTGAAATTACTAATTTAAAACCTGTTGAAAATTTTTATTATAGAAAACAAAGTAAAATATCATGA
- the cas2e gene encoding type I-E CRISPR-associated endoribonuclease Cas2e: MVVIILESVPQSLRGELSRWLIEPQAGVFVGNVSAMVREKIWAKCQEDSQGGKGTLIYNYNNEQGFEMVSFGDSRRQITLFDGLFLIRMNKN; this comes from the coding sequence ATGGTGGTAATCATTCTTGAATCTGTACCTCAAAGCCTTAGAGGTGAACTTAGTAGGTGGTTAATTGAGCCCCAAGCTGGAGTATTTGTTGGTAACGTGTCAGCTATGGTAAGAGAAAAAATTTGGGCTAAATGCCAAGAAGATTCTCAAGGTGGAAAAGGAACGTTAATTTATAACTACAATAATGAACAAGGATTTGAAATGGTTTCATTTGGGGATTCACGAAGGCAAATAACCCTATTTGACGGCCTTTTTTTAATAAGGATGAACAAAAACTGA
- the cas1e gene encoding type I-E CRISPR-associated endonuclease Cas1e gives MKDLRILPKIRDSLSYLYIEQGIIEQDDKSISVFDETGKVQIPVASLTLLLLGPGTKISHAAVKTTADAGCLIAWSGEESVRFYACGMGETRSSAAIIRQALLFANKETRIDIAKKMYRKRFTDPLPENLSIEQLRGKEGVRVRSIYDQSSIKYGASWKGRSYDRKDWKNSDDFNRALSAANSCLYGVCHSAIVALGYSPALGFIHVGKQLSFVYDIADLYKASLTIPLAFEVASQKPTELERTVRLKLRDEFKSQKILSRIADDIQDIIGEENDNKFQFDSDPAAPGYLAGEDSLMPGGKNHGGNHS, from the coding sequence ATGAAAGACCTCCGAATCCTACCTAAAATAAGAGATAGTTTAAGCTATTTATATATCGAACAAGGTATTATTGAACAAGATGACAAAAGTATTTCTGTTTTTGATGAAACAGGAAAAGTACAAATACCTGTTGCCTCTCTCACTTTGTTACTTTTAGGACCTGGTACAAAAATATCTCACGCTGCTGTTAAAACAACTGCGGATGCAGGTTGTTTAATTGCTTGGTCAGGAGAAGAAAGTGTTCGGTTTTATGCTTGTGGCATGGGTGAAACAAGATCTTCTGCCGCAATAATAAGACAGGCTTTATTATTTGCAAACAAAGAAACAAGAATTGATATTGCTAAAAAAATGTATCGAAAAAGATTTACCGATCCTCTACCTGAAAATTTATCTATTGAACAACTCAGAGGTAAGGAAGGAGTTCGAGTTCGTTCCATTTATGATCAGTCCTCAATAAAATATGGAGCAAGCTGGAAAGGGAGATCCTACGACAGAAAAGACTGGAAAAACTCAGACGATTTTAATCGAGCATTAAGCGCAGCAAACTCTTGCTTATATGGCGTATGTCATTCCGCAATTGTTGCTTTAGGATATTCTCCTGCTTTGGGTTTTATTCATGTCGGAAAACAGCTTTCATTTGTCTACGATATTGCAGACCTTTACAAAGCTTCATTAACAATTCCTTTAGCATTTGAAGTGGCTTCTCAAAAACCAACTGAATTAGAAAGAACCGTTCGTCTCAAATTACGTGATGAATTTAAAAGCCAAAAAATTCTTTCTCGGATTGCTGATGATATTCAAGATATTATAGGTGAAGAGAATGATAACAAATTTCAATTTGATTCAGATCCTGCTGCACCAGGGTATTTAGCTGGCGAAGATTCCCTAATGCCCGGAGGAAAAAACCATGGTGGTAATCATTCTTGA
- the cas6e gene encoding type I-E CRISPR-associated protein Cas6/Cse3/CasE → MIYYTKIEFKPNMDGFKFLGKKNLNYEIHQLVENLQPNMTANDRILWRFEELKDRMPFVLVQTNFLPNIERMKSHLNYNKFLKDEILFKSLNLNSIKGEKFFFKLRANPTKTKNKKRIPIGIPSKEKLFETQNNEISTWLKNKETLHGFSILNYDFYNENIIEMNISKNKEISAVFNSILFSGTLMVHDPEKFKKTIENGIGSAKGFGFGLLSIKKL, encoded by the coding sequence ATGATTTATTATACTAAAATTGAATTTAAACCCAATATGGATGGATTTAAATTTTTAGGCAAAAAAAACCTAAATTATGAAATTCATCAACTTGTTGAAAATCTTCAACCAAATATGACTGCAAACGACCGCATTTTATGGCGCTTCGAAGAATTAAAAGATCGTATGCCTTTTGTTTTAGTACAAACTAATTTTTTGCCTAATATTGAAAGAATGAAAAGTCATTTAAATTATAATAAATTTTTAAAAGATGAAATATTATTTAAATCTTTAAATTTAAACTCAATAAAAGGTGAAAAATTCTTTTTTAAGCTAAGAGCAAACCCAACTAAGACAAAAAATAAAAAAAGAATTCCTATTGGAATACCATCTAAAGAAAAGCTATTTGAAACACAAAATAACGAAATTTCAACTTGGTTAAAAAACAAAGAAACGCTGCATGGTTTTTCAATCTTAAATTATGATTTTTATAATGAAAATATTATAGAAATGAATATTTCTAAAAATAAAGAAATTTCTGCCGTTTTCAATTCCATTCTATTTTCTGGTACTTTAATGGTTCATGATCCCGAAAAATTTAAAAAAACAATTGAAAATGGGATAGGTTCGGCAAAAGGATTTGGATTTGGTCTTCTCTCTATTAAGAAATTATAA
- the cas5e gene encoding type I-E CRISPR-associated protein Cas5/CasD: MKKWSLCINLQGAMQSWGTESKLSFRSTSLNPSRSGVTGIIASALGIERDDEIALNELNKLRFASLQLNKQIKSVEKDYHTILNVPKLSGGIKETELSTRIYLADWHFLALFEGEKECLEKIKHALEYPRWHIYLGRKSFPPASPFIYGNALKEGCFEDILSQNGEYQLYKEMIDTEKTENLCKKIEYDIPFSFADRKFNQRSYYEDWVDIANIQDSIFPVKGEI; the protein is encoded by the coding sequence ATGAAAAAATGGAGTCTTTGTATTAATTTACAAGGCGCTATGCAATCGTGGGGCACAGAAAGCAAGCTGTCCTTCCGCAGTACTTCATTAAATCCAAGCCGTTCTGGAGTAACAGGTATTATTGCAAGTGCCCTCGGTATAGAAAGAGATGATGAAATCGCATTAAATGAATTAAATAAATTACGTTTTGCTTCTCTGCAATTAAATAAACAAATAAAATCGGTTGAAAAAGATTATCACACCATTCTTAATGTTCCTAAATTGAGTGGTGGGATTAAAGAAACAGAACTTTCAACAAGAATTTATTTAGCAGATTGGCACTTTTTAGCTTTGTTTGAAGGCGAAAAAGAATGCTTAGAAAAAATCAAGCATGCCCTTGAATACCCACGCTGGCATATTTATTTAGGGAGAAAATCTTTTCCGCCAGCTTCTCCTTTCATTTATGGCAACGCTTTAAAAGAAGGATGTTTTGAAGATATTTTATCGCAAAACGGAGAATATCAATTATATAAAGAAATGATTGATACAGAAAAAACGGAAAATTTATGTAAAAAAATAGAATATGATATTCCCTTTTCTTTTGCCGACAGGAAGTTCAACCAACGATCTTATTATGAAGATTGGGTCGATATTGCAAATATTCAAGACTCCATTTTTCCTGTAAAAGGAGAAATATAA
- the cas7e gene encoding type I-E CRISPR-associated protein Cas7/Cse4/CasC: MFFEISILQPFCSVNLNRDDTNSIKTIDFGGYKRQRVSSQCWKNAVRKNEYFFTEINKDQGIRTKKIASEIFQQAGIQNIDEKISKNMGEFLKSIGMGELEAQKKSKKKGNDLSSDEEMSVEKLKTLFFTSKNEIKIAAEILKKHQFDPKISADEFNKERKKLPLSADISLFGRMAASDPKLNVDAAVQFAHAISTNEIYIEDDFFTALDDLANKEENSDAGASMMGSTQLASPCFYRYACISWEILMQNLNQNKELAIQTMEAFFKSFIYSVPSGKNNSTAPATVPEFILLSSSKKQPLSLVNAFIKPIHMGKNSKKSLIEESAESLVNYLQRHNEMYHWKKEREALCIHQLNKELEISDKLKSIGIATTNSDLNHSINLFLKDTAWSHK; encoded by the coding sequence ATGTTTTTTGAAATTAGTATTCTTCAACCATTTTGCTCTGTTAATTTAAATCGAGATGACACCAACTCTATTAAAACGATAGATTTTGGTGGATACAAAAGACAACGCGTTTCCTCGCAATGCTGGAAAAATGCGGTAAGAAAAAACGAATATTTTTTTACGGAAATAAATAAAGATCAAGGTATTCGTACTAAAAAAATTGCTTCTGAAATTTTTCAACAAGCTGGTATTCAAAATATAGATGAAAAAATTTCAAAAAATATGGGAGAGTTTTTAAAATCCATTGGCATGGGCGAACTTGAAGCACAGAAAAAATCAAAGAAAAAAGGGAATGATCTTTCTAGCGATGAAGAAATGAGTGTAGAAAAACTAAAAACACTTTTTTTTACAAGTAAAAATGAAATTAAAATAGCTGCAGAAATATTAAAGAAACATCAGTTCGATCCCAAAATTTCTGCTGATGAATTCAATAAGGAACGTAAAAAACTTCCTTTATCTGCAGATATTAGCCTCTTTGGTAGAATGGCTGCATCCGATCCAAAATTAAATGTAGATGCTGCGGTTCAATTTGCTCATGCAATTTCAACAAATGAAATTTATATTGAAGACGATTTTTTTACCGCTCTAGATGATCTTGCTAACAAAGAAGAAAACTCCGATGCGGGAGCGAGCATGATGGGTTCAACCCAACTTGCAAGCCCATGTTTTTATCGTTACGCATGTATTTCATGGGAAATATTAATGCAAAATTTAAATCAAAATAAAGAACTTGCCATTCAAACAATGGAAGCCTTTTTTAAATCCTTTATTTATTCGGTACCGAGTGGAAAAAATAATTCAACAGCACCCGCAACAGTACCTGAATTTATATTATTAAGTTCATCTAAAAAACAACCTTTAAGTTTAGTAAATGCATTTATCAAACCAATTCATATGGGTAAAAATTCTAAAAAATCATTAATAGAAGAATCCGCAGAAAGTTTAGTAAACTATTTACAAAGACACAATGAAATGTATCACTGGAAAAAAGAAAGAGAAGCTCTTTGCATTCATCAACTTAACAAAGAACTTGAAATTTCAGATAAATTAAAATCAATAGGTATTGCAACAACAAATTCAGACTTAAATCATAGCATTAATTTATTTTTAAAAGATACAGCTTGGAGTCATAAATGA
- a CDS encoding type I-E CRISPR-associated protein Cse2/CasB — MENKRDLSDSIQSYFYGVSSSIHKLLEERELKNTSISKELVSKLKSARKKPEREYLIYYVLSKYPVSSYLSSKHFPTYIENDIDETIRLIAPMQAELGYSKEEKSDTLTYKNFGCSLAHFLSNNDNKSYENIEKKFLDILASPKSQLSTRLYSLISILQGSSINLNINWPHLYYDIFNWENNRNVQNKWAIEFYKNLRKDSDHI, encoded by the coding sequence ATGGAAAATAAACGAGATCTGTCAGACTCAATTCAAAGTTATTTTTATGGTGTTTCATCCTCAATACACAAATTGCTCGAAGAAAGGGAGCTTAAAAATACTTCAATATCTAAAGAGCTTGTATCAAAATTAAAATCAGCAAGAAAAAAACCAGAGCGTGAATATTTAATTTATTATGTTCTTTCAAAGTATCCTGTCTCTTCCTATTTATCCTCTAAGCATTTTCCGACCTACATAGAAAATGATATAGATGAAACTATTCGACTTATTGCACCCATGCAAGCAGAACTTGGATATTCAAAAGAAGAGAAATCCGACACCTTAACTTATAAAAATTTTGGATGCTCATTGGCTCATTTTTTATCAAATAATGATAATAAGTCATACGAAAATATTGAAAAAAAGTTTTTAGATATATTAGCCTCTCCAAAATCACAGTTATCGACGCGTCTCTATTCATTGATATCAATCCTGCAAGGCTCTTCCATAAATTTAAATATCAATTGGCCTCATTTATATTATGATATTTTTAATTGGGAAAATAATAGAAATGTTCAAAATAAGTGGGCAATCGAGTTTTATAAAAATTTGCGTAAAGATAGTGACCATATTTAA
- a CDS encoding type I-E CRISPR-associated protein Cse1/CasA, with protein MNINFNSNIYDHIKWIPVTDFNDNKVFLTLKELFLQSHLYKDYCLDSIPEKISIQHFINFIGKAFFRKNPDYELLDNIKNTNEYSLKLRKDITVYLDNYAEHFQLTGPKFFFAQRPFYAKLTDKDSVTPIAKLIPEIESGNNGSFFTRASENPPPKKSINETIFALLQGHLLNYGGTGGGFKNEKTSFTDTVTARSISTFIKEETLSDTIFKNIYLYHLYNLKFNNSKTNEINQIPTIWECSDHGDSIFQSLKSLSGCEAFEKFGYERMYKIDWQYDDETNKPYAQYVKMAQGIEKSEEIELFYPALITSKDKKEEENIYIKAKKEKVIWRDIDSIAQKFSPLFSDFKNFLGTNFNIEILALYTDKAKIEGSIRSYFSLPLNILSPEKLITLKDCLKIIENNSIYLKILFKKAIQFSLNDDKSSIDESNSLESYWNHIGLYFTKNATLKRIADNEDDLELKKDLSKQIYFAKEKAIEKFIQNFPDKKAKFKMMGYLYKELKYDGK; from the coding sequence ATGAATATTAATTTTAATAGTAATATTTATGATCATATAAAATGGATCCCTGTGACAGATTTTAATGACAACAAAGTTTTTTTAACTTTAAAAGAGTTATTTTTACAAAGTCATTTATATAAAGATTATTGTTTAGACAGTATACCTGAAAAAATATCTATCCAGCATTTTATTAATTTTATTGGAAAAGCTTTTTTTAGGAAAAATCCGGATTATGAATTGCTAGATAATATCAAAAATACGAATGAATATAGTTTAAAATTAAGAAAAGATATCACAGTATATTTAGATAATTATGCGGAACATTTTCAACTTACTGGGCCAAAATTCTTTTTTGCACAAAGACCATTTTATGCAAAATTAACAGACAAAGACTCCGTTACACCAATTGCAAAGCTCATACCTGAAATTGAGTCAGGAAACAATGGTAGTTTTTTTACAAGAGCATCTGAAAATCCTCCCCCTAAAAAATCAATTAATGAAACTATTTTCGCATTACTTCAAGGTCATTTACTAAATTATGGAGGAACTGGAGGCGGTTTTAAAAATGAGAAAACAAGTTTTACTGATACAGTAACTGCAAGATCAATTTCTACATTCATAAAAGAAGAAACATTGTCCGATACTATATTTAAAAATATTTATTTATATCACTTATACAATTTAAAATTTAATAATTCAAAAACAAATGAAATAAATCAAATTCCTACTATTTGGGAATGCTCTGATCATGGAGATTCTATTTTCCAAAGTTTAAAGAGTCTTTCTGGCTGTGAAGCTTTTGAGAAGTTTGGTTATGAAAGAATGTATAAAATTGATTGGCAATATGACGATGAGACAAATAAACCCTATGCACAATATGTAAAAATGGCTCAAGGTATAGAAAAATCTGAAGAAATTGAACTATTTTATCCCGCATTAATTACTTCGAAAGATAAAAAAGAAGAGGAAAATATTTATATCAAAGCTAAAAAAGAAAAAGTAATTTGGCGTGATATTGACTCCATTGCTCAAAAATTTTCACCTCTTTTTTCTGATTTTAAAAACTTTTTAGGAACAAACTTTAATATAGAAATTCTTGCTTTATATACGGATAAAGCAAAAATTGAAGGTTCTATTCGTTCCTATTTTTCTTTACCTTTAAATATTCTTTCACCTGAAAAATTAATCACTTTGAAAGATTGTCTTAAAATCATTGAAAACAATTCCATCTATTTAAAAATATTATTTAAAAAAGCAATTCAATTTTCTCTAAATGACGATAAATCTTCAATTGATGAATCCAACTCTTTGGAAAGTTATTGGAACCACATTGGTTTGTATTTTACTAAAAATGCAACGCTAAAAAGAATAGCAGATAATGAAGATGATTTAGAGTTAAAAAAAGATCTCTCTAAACAAATTTATTTTGCAAAAGAAAAAGCGATTGAAAAATTTATTCAAAATTTTCCAGATAAAAAAGCTAAATTTAAAATGATGGGATATTTGTATAAGGAGTTAAAATATGATGGAAAATAA
- the cas3 gene encoding CRISPR-associated helicase Cas3': MHKFDIHLLERFKFLGWAKVNNNSIHSTFHSIIYHLLDSAACANEIIQREPILRKIIAPFLNEIYSDSIINKIFSFFVAMHDLGKMSPGFQSSLGLKNSHLTPMQQWKSHEKYWKGINRAFHEKFNINHGFVSADSLIKYFYSKNQNLNKNSFLVHFAIAVGHHHDKNQKLSPEELFNKIEYYYIQNSYNGDSSWQELREVLIESIWEIIFENELKIENFINQFSFQEMELSPHYEVLFAGLACAADWIASNEKFFKYEFSVKNNLELINYYQEKRQQAKRILEGNIFWGNQNSQYFVDQNFKNIFKFFPRSFQNDVLSIVTQNDSASLTILEAPMGMGKTEAALSFLMSPFAKKSRGLYFALPTQATSNQMFERVNHVLNSFFQERGSTVQLQILHGNKKWNELNLELLINSEASPYLSSLNDDVEEVYDEEIQSYLFNGTNKGTLASSWHETSRTGLLAEFGVGTIDQVLRSVLLNEKHYFVKLFGLAGKTIILDEIHAYDAYMDEMISRLLEWLGHNGCQVILMSATLPKNKRENFLSAFAQTNIETAKEGFPRISSVAFQQPNSFHEKISETKDLQSKKTPLKFIEIEDYSYLVSSILNDIETTNFDGQSRVIGIVCNTVKTSQEVYKAFENHGIHKEFLILFNARFSMEIRQEKENDIKNNLGKSEFKKFLNNEEHLRPKFKIIIATQVIEQSLDIDFDFMYSFLCPVDLLLQRMGRHFRRCRWELNTNMEFKPTHFGVIHEKCDENDLPTFNLCKGTKKVYFESLLLKTYKVLKEFLSKNNNLIDDIFDLEALIQNVYNENSEYNEIQRIAKLESEMERNNSHNIKKAEAGLHYSPKQYNKISNLLKSNWFLDTNKERNRPYSINANTRLFDNSKQILIFIYLENKKYLLNNKNELELLPHLLSTEHSDLKKIVGMLVTFPGYLINNDIINSFKENQKDLQNSKFLKYYDSLNFKWNGQYASIKYDKIEIRYCAHYGLQVLKKEE; this comes from the coding sequence ATGCATAAATTTGATATTCATTTACTAGAACGATTTAAATTTTTAGGCTGGGCCAAAGTAAATAATAACAGCATTCATAGTACATTTCATTCCATTATTTATCATTTACTTGATTCCGCTGCATGTGCAAATGAAATTATCCAAAGAGAACCTATTTTAAGAAAAATAATTGCTCCTTTTTTAAATGAAATTTATTCAGATTCCATCATAAATAAAATATTTTCATTTTTTGTAGCTATGCATGACCTTGGAAAAATGTCTCCAGGGTTTCAATCCTCTCTAGGATTAAAGAATAGCCATCTGACTCCCATGCAACAATGGAAATCACATGAAAAATATTGGAAGGGAATAAATAGAGCCTTTCATGAAAAATTTAATATCAATCATGGCTTTGTGAGCGCCGATTCGTTGATAAAATATTTTTATAGCAAAAATCAAAATTTAAATAAAAATTCTTTCTTAGTTCATTTTGCAATTGCTGTTGGTCATCATCATGATAAAAATCAAAAGTTAAGCCCTGAAGAACTTTTTAATAAAATTGAATATTATTATATCCAAAATAGCTATAATGGCGACTCCTCTTGGCAAGAGCTAAGAGAAGTATTGATCGAATCTATATGGGAAATTATTTTTGAAAATGAACTCAAAATAGAAAATTTTATAAATCAATTTTCATTTCAAGAAATGGAATTGAGTCCCCATTACGAAGTTTTATTTGCTGGATTAGCCTGTGCCGCGGATTGGATTGCTTCAAATGAAAAGTTTTTTAAGTACGAATTTTCTGTTAAAAATAATTTAGAATTAATCAATTATTATCAAGAAAAAAGACAACAGGCAAAAAGAATTTTAGAGGGCAATATTTTTTGGGGAAATCAAAATTCTCAATATTTTGTAGATCAAAATTTTAAAAATATCTTTAAATTTTTTCCAAGATCTTTTCAAAATGATGTTTTAAGTATTGTTACCCAAAACGATTCCGCAAGTTTGACTATTTTAGAAGCTCCAATGGGTATGGGAAAAACGGAGGCTGCTCTTTCCTTTTTAATGTCGCCTTTTGCAAAAAAAAGCAGAGGGCTCTATTTTGCATTACCAACCCAAGCAACAAGCAATCAAATGTTTGAAAGAGTGAATCACGTTTTAAATTCCTTTTTTCAAGAAAGAGGTTCCACGGTTCAATTACAAATTTTACATGGAAATAAAAAATGGAATGAGCTGAACCTTGAACTCCTCATAAATTCAGAAGCATCACCTTATTTGTCTTCCTTAAATGATGATGTTGAAGAGGTCTACGATGAAGAAATACAAAGCTATTTATTTAATGGAACAAACAAAGGAACATTAGCGAGCTCATGGCATGAAACATCACGTACAGGGTTACTAGCTGAGTTTGGAGTTGGGACAATTGATCAAGTTCTTCGTTCTGTTTTATTAAATGAAAAACATTACTTTGTAAAACTGTTTGGTCTCGCTGGTAAAACTATTATATTAGACGAAATTCATGCTTATGACGCTTACATGGATGAAATGATATCTAGATTACTAGAATGGCTTGGTCACAATGGATGCCAAGTGATACTCATGTCCGCTACCTTACCTAAAAATAAACGTGAAAATTTTTTAAGCGCCTTTGCGCAAACCAATATAGAAACAGCAAAGGAAGGTTTTCCAAGAATTTCATCTGTTGCTTTTCAACAACCAAATTCATTTCATGAAAAAATATCAGAAACAAAAGACCTTCAGTCTAAAAAAACCCCCCTTAAATTTATTGAAATTGAAGATTATTCCTATTTAGTTTCAAGCATTTTAAATGATATCGAAACTACAAATTTTGATGGCCAATCACGAGTCATTGGCATTGTTTGCAATACGGTAAAAACGTCTCAAGAAGTATATAAAGCATTTGAAAATCATGGCATTCATAAAGAGTTTTTAATTCTTTTTAATGCGCGTTTTTCTATGGAAATAAGACAAGAAAAAGAAAATGATATTAAAAATAATTTAGGCAAATCTGAATTTAAAAAATTTTTAAATAACGAAGAACATCTAAGGCCAAAATTCAAAATTATTATTGCTACACAAGTGATTGAACAGAGTTTAGATATCGACTTTGATTTTATGTATTCCTTTTTATGCCCTGTAGATCTTTTACTTCAAAGAATGGGAAGACATTTTAGAAGATGTCGCTGGGAATTAAATACGAATATGGAATTTAAACCAACGCACTTTGGGGTCATACATGAAAAATGCGATGAAAATGATTTACCTACTTTCAATCTTTGTAAGGGAACAAAAAAAGTATACTTTGAGTCGCTTTTATTAAAGACATATAAAGTATTAAAAGAATTTTTATCTAAAAATAATAATCTTATTGATGATATTTTTGATTTAGAAGCCCTCATTCAAAATGTTTATAATGAAAACAGCGAATATAATGAGATTCAAAGAATTGCAAAGCTCGAATCTGAAATGGAAAGAAATAATTCTCATAATATCAAAAAAGCAGAAGCAGGGCTTCATTATTCTCCAAAACAATATAATAAAATAAGTAACTTATTAAAATCAAATTGGTTTTTAGACACAAATAAAGAAAGAAATAGACCCTATTCAATAAATGCCAATACCCGTTTATTTGACAATAGCAAACAAATTTTAATCTTTATTTATTTAGAAAATAAAAAATACCTATTAAACAATAAAAACGAATTAGAACTGTTACCTCATTTATTGAGCACCGAACATTCTGATCTAAAAAAAATAGTGGGTATGCTAGTTACTTTTCCAGGTTATTTAATAAATAATGACATTATAAATTCTTTTAAAGAAAACCAAAAAGATCTTCAAAACTCAAAGTTTCTTAAATATTATGATTCGCTAAACTTCAAATGGAATGGTCAATACGCTTCTATTAAATATGATAAAATTGAAATTCGTTATTGTGCACATTATGGTTTACAAGTCTTAAAAAAAGAGGAATAA